One segment of Pyricularia oryzae 70-15 chromosome 3, whole genome shotgun sequence DNA contains the following:
- a CDS encoding ATP-dependent RNA helicase DBP9, with the protein MKRKLNENNEPVLVSGTNKKKSDTEVSSAVANATPSSEAASSSSFADLGLDPRLLQAVAQQSFQKPTLVQSKAIPLALEGRDVLAKAKTGSGKTAAYVLPILQAVLKRKQINPGATYISSLILVPTRELTVQVTKEVERFSAFCAKEVQVVGLTDKVSDAVQRSLLQSSSPDIVVSTPSTAWRNVDSGALSLDKLTHLVLDEADLVLSYGYDEDLEKVARGLPKGVQTVMTSATLTDEIDTLKGIFLRDPVLLDLEEPDAEGSEITQYIVKCGEDEKFLLAYILFKLQLIKGKVIIFVADVDRCYRLKLFFEQFGIRSCILNSELPVNSRISVVEEFNRNVYDIIIASDENEMMGDEDRPAPNGDGKEEAEVDKKHENEDEGQDGEASKAAPRPKKKRKMDRKRDKQYGVSRGIDFKNVAVVVNFDLPLSSTSYTHRIGRTGRAGQAGMVLSFYVPKELFRKHIPTSIDSAENDEKVLARVIKQQKKLGREIKPYNFDRDQVESFRYRMNDALRAVTKIAVREARTRELRQELLKSEKLKRHFEENPAELQHLVRHDGELRTARANPELRHVPDYLLPKEGRKGLSAAEIGFVPLRKSSDRQKKGRFFKKGGARSFKAGGRKPDPLKTFKAKRKTK; encoded by the exons ATGAAACGCAAATTGAACGAGAACAACGAGCCCGTGTTGGTGTCGGggaccaacaaaaaaaagagcgatACCGAGGTGTCTTCTGCCGTTGCCAATGCCACCCCCTCCTCGGAAGCCGCCTCATCGTCCTCCTTTGCCGATCTTGGGCTCGACCCGCGACTCCTTCAAGCTGTAGCACAACAGTCCTTTCAGAAACCAACCCTGGTGCAGAGCAAAGCCATACCTCTTGCATTGGAGGGGCGCGATGTTCTAGCCAAGGCCAAGACGGGCAGTGGCAAG ACTGCTGCCTATGTTCTCCCTATCCTTCAAGCGGTTTTGAAGCGCAAACAG ATTAACCCCGGCGCTACATACATATCTTCTCTCATTCTGGTTCCCACTCGCGAGCTCACGGTTCAGGTCACCAAGGAAGTCGAGCGGTTCAGTGCATTCTGTGCCAAGGAGGTGCAGGTTGTCGGGCTCACTGACAAGGTATCCGATGCGGTCCAGAGGTCTCTCTTACAATCCAGCTCCCCAGACATTGTCGTTTCGACTCCATCCACGGCATGGCGGAACGTGGACTCGGGAGCTTTGTCTTTGGACAAGTTGACGCATCTGGTGCTTGATGAGGCAGATCTTGTCCTGTCCTACGGCTACGATGAGGACCTGGAGAAGGTCGCACGCGGCCTGCCCAAGGGTGTGCAGACAGTCATGACGAGCGCCACGCTCACTGACGAGATTGACACCCTCAAGGGCATCTTCCTCCGCGATCCTGTCCTGTTGGACCTGGAGGAGCCTGATGCGGAGGGTTCGGAGATCACTCAATACATTGTAAA GTGTGGCGAAGACGAAAAGTTCCTCTTGGCGTACATTCTGTTCAAGCTCCAACTGATCAAGGGCAAAGTCATCATATTTGTGGCAGACGTCGACCGTTGCTACCGTCTCAAGCTATTCTTTGAGCAATTTGGTATTCGCAGCTGTATTCTCAACTCCGAGTTGCCAGTAAACTCGAGGATATCAGTTGTCGAAGAGTTCAACCGCAATGTTTATGACATAATAATAGCATCTGACGAGAACGAAATGATGGGTGATGAGGACCGCCCAGCACCAAATGGAGACGGAAAAGAGGAGGCTGAGGTCGACAAGAAGCATGAGAACGAAGATGAGGGTCAGGATGGCGAAGCGTCAAAAGCAGCACCTAGACCCaaaaagaagaggaagatgGACAGGAAACGGGACAAGCAGTATGGTGTTTCTCGAGGCATTGATTTTAAGAACGTTGCGGTGGTTGTCAACTTTGACCTGCCGCTATCGTCAACTTCGTATACGCACCGTATCGGCCGGACTGGTCGAGCTGGACAGGCGGGCATGGTGCTGAGCTTCTACGTGCCCAAAGAGCTTTTCAGGAAGCACATCCCGACAAGCATCGATTCGGCTGAGAATGACGAGAAGGTTCTGGCTCGCGTCATAAAGCAGCAGAAGAAGTTGGGTCGTGAGATCAAGCCCTACAACTTCGACAGGGACCAAGTGGAGAGCTTCCGGTACCGAATGAATGATGCCCTGCGAGCTGTCACCAAGATCGCGGTGCGAGAGGCGCGGACGCGTGAGCTGCGGCAGGAGCTGCTCAAGAGCGAGAAGCTCAAGCGTCACTTTGAGGAAAACCCAGCCGAGCTGCAGCATCTTGTGCGTCACGACGGGGAGCTTAGAACCGCGCGCGCAAACCCTGAGCTGCGGCACGTTCCAGATTATCTTTTGCCCAAGGAGGGAAGGAAAGGTCTTTCAGCGGCCGAGATTGGTTTCGTGCCGTTGAGGAAGAGTTCAGATCGGCAGAAGAAGGGCAGGTTCTTCAAAAAAGGTGGTGCTAGGAGTTTCAAGGCTGGTGGGAGGAAGCCGGACCCGTTGAAGACTTTCAAGGCGAAAAGGAAAACCAAGTGA